The Streptococcaceae bacterium ESL0729 genome has a segment encoding these proteins:
- a CDS encoding threonine/serine exporter family protein, with product MNKKDTLAVNTGLIAGRILIEGGSEMERINKTIKEIVNKASDKESQVFTSLTAIMVGVQDSSTMMFEQVEGRGINLEKIYQVDLLVKSYLNDEISLDDLYKKLKYLEKNIIDFSFATKVLAAAVQSAFLMIIFTQSSAYLDMFWTALTGACGYALAITLHKYTNIPFIREFLGSLLLGYIALIGVRLNLASSINDVIIGAVMPLVPGVSITNSIRDLIEGNLISGIERGVEATLTIFAIVSALALVLQHVNF from the coding sequence ATGAATAAAAAAGATACCCTTGCTGTTAATACGGGTCTGATTGCGGGAAGAATTTTAATTGAGGGTGGCTCTGAGATGGAGCGAATTAACAAAACAATAAAAGAGATTGTTAATAAAGCAAGTGATAAGGAGAGTCAAGTCTTCACAAGTTTAACGGCCATCATGGTTGGGGTACAAGATTCATCAACCATGATGTTTGAGCAGGTTGAAGGCCGGGGAATTAATCTTGAAAAAATTTACCAGGTCGATCTTTTAGTCAAAAGCTACCTTAACGATGAGATAAGTCTTGATGACTTATATAAGAAGCTAAAGTATCTGGAGAAAAATATTATTGACTTTTCTTTTGCAACTAAGGTACTTGCTGCGGCAGTCCAAAGTGCTTTTTTGATGATTATTTTTACCCAATCATCGGCCTATCTGGACATGTTTTGGACGGCTTTAACTGGAGCGTGTGGCTATGCCTTGGCTATCACCTTGCACAAGTATACCAACATTCCTTTTATTAGGGAGTTTTTGGGTTCCTTGCTTCTGGGCTACATTGCCCTAATCGGGGTCAGGCTGAATCTTGCTTCTAGCATTAATGATGTAATTATTGGGGCTGTAATGCCTCTTGTACCAGGGGTTTCTATTACCAATTCAATCAGGGACTTGATTGAAGGAAATCTGATATCAGGCATTGAGCGAGGGGTAGAAGCTACCTTGACTATTTTTGCCATTGTCTCAGCCCTAGCCTTAGTTTTGCAACATGTTAACTTTTAA
- the mnmE gene encoding tRNA uridine-5-carboxymethylaminomethyl(34) synthesis GTPase MnmE — translation MLTKEFDTIAAISTPMGEGAIGIVRMSGSDALNIISKVFKGSDLKEAASHTLNYGHIIEQDRVLDEVIVGLMKAPRTFTREDVVEINTHGGIAVVNEILQALLRNGARMAEPGEFTKRAFLNGRVDLSQAEAVMDVIRAKTDKAMDLAIRQLDGSLSNLINNTRQEILEVLAQVEVNIDYPEYDDVEELTSKMLREKTLEFESLLNNLLKTAKRGKILREGIKTAIIGRPNVGKSSLLNHLLQEEKAIVTDIAGTTRDVIEEYANINGVPLKLIDTAGIRETEDIVEKIGVEKSKKALEEADLVLLILNASEPLSDQDKQLLDLSQESNRIVILNKTDLPGQIEKEQLPQDFIEISVLKDENIDKIEDKINQLFFENSGLAEYDSTYLSNTRHISLIEQALEALQAVNEGLDMGLPVDLVQVDMTRTWEILGEITGDSAPDELITALFSQFCLGK, via the coding sequence ATGCTAACAAAAGAATTTGATACCATAGCAGCCATCTCAACTCCTATGGGTGAAGGTGCTATTGGAATTGTCAGAATGTCAGGGTCTGATGCCCTTAACATCATAAGTAAAGTTTTTAAAGGAAGTGACCTCAAAGAAGCGGCCAGCCATACCCTGAACTATGGTCACATCATAGAACAAGATAGGGTTCTTGATGAAGTCATCGTTGGTCTTATGAAGGCTCCACGCACCTTCACTAGAGAAGATGTAGTTGAGATTAACACCCACGGGGGAATTGCCGTTGTTAACGAAATTCTCCAAGCCCTCTTAAGAAACGGAGCCCGCATGGCTGAACCTGGTGAGTTTACTAAAAGGGCCTTCTTGAATGGTCGAGTGGACTTGTCTCAAGCTGAGGCCGTTATGGATGTTATCAGGGCCAAGACTGATAAGGCTATGGATCTTGCCATCAGACAGCTTGACGGAAGTCTCTCAAATCTCATCAATAATACCCGCCAGGAAATCCTTGAGGTTCTAGCTCAGGTCGAGGTTAACATTGACTACCCTGAGTATGATGACGTTGAGGAATTAACCTCAAAAATGCTGCGAGAAAAGACCTTGGAATTTGAAAGTCTCCTAAACAATCTACTTAAAACAGCTAAAAGAGGTAAAATCCTTCGTGAAGGAATCAAGACTGCCATCATCGGCCGTCCTAATGTTGGAAAATCAAGCCTTCTAAATCATCTCCTTCAAGAAGAAAAAGCCATTGTTACCGATATTGCAGGTACCACCCGTGACGTAATTGAAGAGTATGCCAATATCAACGGAGTTCCCCTAAAGCTTATTGATACAGCAGGGATTAGGGAAACAGAAGATATCGTCGAAAAAATTGGTGTTGAAAAGTCGAAAAAGGCTTTGGAAGAAGCTGATCTGGTCCTTTTAATTTTAAACGCCAGTGAACCCCTAAGTGATCAGGACAAACAACTCCTTGACCTTAGCCAAGAGAGCAATCGTATTGTTATCCTAAATAAGACTGACCTTCCAGGACAAATCGAGAAGGAACAACTTCCACAAGATTTCATTGAAATATCAGTCCTTAAGGATGAAAATATTGACAAGATTGAAGACAAGATCAACCAGCTCTTCTTTGAGAACTCAGGACTTGCTGAATATGATTCAACCTATCTTTCAAATACCCGTCATATTTCACTAATTGAGCAGGCCCTTGAAGCCCTTCAAGCTGTGAATGAAGGACTTGATATGGGACTTCCTGTTGATCTGGTCCAAGTTGACATGACTAGAACCTGGGAAATTCTTGGGGAAATTACAGGTGACTCTGCCCCTGATGAGTTGATCACAGCCCTCTTTAGTCAATTCTGCCTAGGCAAATAG
- a CDS encoding FeoB-associated Cys-rich membrane protein: protein MSTLILLVLILAVFAHALRKIIKSKGACEDCKCSCPTKVTPMKAAKKPGE, encoded by the coding sequence ATGTCAACTTTAATTTTACTTGTACTAATCTTAGCTGTTTTTGCCCATGCTCTTAGAAAAATTATCAAATCAAAGGGTGCTTGTGAGGACTGTAAATGCTCTTGTCCAACCAAGGTTACTCCAATGAAGGCAGCAAAAAAACCGGGGGAATAA
- the feoB gene encoding ferrous iron transport protein B — MTTIALAGNPNSGKTSVFNILTGSSQRVGNWPGVTVDKKSGTYKKDKVTQIQDLPGIYSLSPYTPEEIVSRDYLLKDRPDAILNIVDATNLERNLYLTLQLLETEIPLVLGLNMMDALKREKKEIDLEKLSYGLGVKVVPMTAIKGRGVFEALEVSKKAEACESSLTYDARLESSLAELDLILGDLLPLKGRKWYLIKIFEGDQELIESLKLTREQGEEIAEIIAITEKIFQEDAESIVINERYALINQITELATSNKSDDIRFNLSDKIDKFVTNRFLGLPIFALVMWGVYYLSIQTVGTMGTDWINDNLFGEIIPSHLEAFMGYLQIADWLQDLVLNGIVAGIGAVLGFLPQIAVLFLCLGLLEDCGYMSRVAFVMDRIFRNFGLSGKSFIPMLISTGCGVPGIMASRTIESESDRRITIMVTTFMPCSAKLPIIALIAGAFFPSASWVAPSAYFLGMLMIILSGILLKKTKMLSGKSAPFIMELPNYHFPRIKSVLQYSFERSLSFVKRAGTIIFVMNIIIWFTSSYNWHFEASEENESILASLGSIFSPLFAPLGWGNWQATVATITGLVAKETVVGTLGVLYTGAKETSENGQEYWVAMREQFTPLAAYSFLAFNLLCAPCFAAIGAIYREMGDMKWTLRAIFYQTCLAYLTSFVIYQVGTSLLVGHLTGGVVLALLIIVVFIYLLVRKPKYFGGTPSLEGVR; from the coding sequence ATGACAACCATAGCACTTGCTGGAAATCCCAATAGTGGGAAGACAAGCGTTTTTAACATTTTAACTGGCTCAAGCCAAAGGGTGGGAAACTGGCCTGGAGTTACAGTTGATAAAAAAAGCGGGACCTATAAAAAGGACAAGGTAACGCAAATTCAGGACTTGCCAGGAATTTACTCCCTAAGTCCTTATACGCCTGAGGAGATTGTCTCAAGGGACTATCTTTTAAAGGATAGACCGGATGCTATCTTAAACATTGTTGATGCAACAAATTTGGAGCGGAATCTTTATTTGACCCTTCAGCTTCTGGAAACAGAGATTCCCTTGGTCTTGGGACTTAATATGATGGACGCCCTTAAAAGGGAGAAAAAGGAAATTGACCTTGAAAAATTGTCTTATGGTCTAGGTGTTAAGGTTGTTCCCATGACAGCCATCAAGGGGCGTGGAGTTTTTGAGGCTCTTGAGGTTAGTAAGAAGGCAGAGGCTTGTGAGAGTAGCTTGACCTATGATGCAAGACTTGAAAGTTCACTTGCCGAGCTTGACTTAATCCTCGGTGACTTGCTTCCTTTAAAGGGACGCAAGTGGTATTTAATCAAGATTTTTGAGGGAGACCAGGAGCTTATTGAATCTTTGAAACTTACCAGGGAGCAGGGGGAGGAAATTGCTGAAATTATTGCAATAACTGAGAAAATTTTCCAGGAAGATGCTGAAAGTATTGTAATTAATGAACGCTATGCCCTAATTAATCAGATAACAGAGCTTGCTACAAGCAACAAGTCTGATGACATTCGCTTTAATCTATCCGATAAGATTGACAAATTTGTAACCAATCGCTTCTTGGGTCTACCAATCTTTGCTCTAGTCATGTGGGGTGTTTACTACCTTTCTATCCAGACTGTTGGAACCATGGGTACGGACTGGATAAATGATAATCTATTTGGCGAGATTATTCCCAGCCACTTAGAAGCCTTTATGGGCTACCTGCAAATTGCCGACTGGCTTCAGGACTTGGTCCTAAATGGGATTGTGGCAGGTATTGGTGCCGTTCTTGGTTTCTTGCCCCAGATTGCAGTTCTTTTCTTGTGTTTGGGACTTCTTGAAGATTGCGGCTACATGTCACGTGTGGCCTTTGTCATGGACCGAATCTTTAGGAACTTTGGCCTCTCTGGAAAATCTTTTATTCCTATGCTTATCTCAACAGGGTGCGGGGTTCCTGGGATTATGGCTTCAAGAACCATTGAAAGTGAAAGTGACCGCAGGATTACCATCATGGTCACAACCTTCATGCCCTGTTCGGCCAAGCTTCCAATCATAGCTTTGATTGCTGGTGCCTTCTTCCCAAGTGCTTCTTGGGTTGCTCCCAGTGCCTACTTTTTAGGCATGCTCATGATTATTTTGTCAGGTATTCTCCTTAAAAAGACCAAGATGCTTTCAGGAAAATCAGCTCCCTTTATCATGGAGCTTCCAAACTATCACTTTCCAAGGATTAAGTCAGTCCTTCAGTATAGTTTTGAAAGATCTCTAAGCTTTGTTAAGCGGGCTGGTACCATTATTTTTGTTATGAATATTATTATCTGGTTTACCTCAAGCTACAATTGGCATTTTGAGGCCAGTGAAGAGAATGAGTCAATCCTTGCTAGCCTTGGAAGTATCTTCTCCCCTCTTTTTGCACCATTAGGCTGGGGGAATTGGCAGGCGACTGTGGCTACTATTACAGGGCTTGTTGCCAAGGAAACGGTTGTTGGGACCCTTGGAGTCCTTTATACAGGGGCCAAGGAGACCAGTGAAAATGGTCAGGAATACTGGGTAGCCATGAGGGAGCAGTTTACCCCTCTTGCAGCCTATTCCTTCCTTGCCTTTAATCTCCTTTGTGCTCCGTGTTTTGCGGCCATTGGAGCTATTTACAGGGAGATGGGGGACATGAAATGGACCCTTAGAGCCATCTTTTATCAGACTTGCCTTGCCTATTTGACAAGCTTTGTAATCTATCAGGTGGGGACAAGTTTACTTGTAGGTCACTTAACAGGAGGAGTAGTCTTAGCCCTTCTAATAATTGTAGTCTTTATCTACCTCTTGGTACGTAAACCCAAGTACTTTGGAGGCACACCAAGTCTGGAGGGTGTAAGATGA
- a CDS encoding ferrous iron transport protein A, with the protein MKTLDNCIVGQTYYIDHLKVTSQSKQLQNLGLIKDKQIKISKIEGENAIVLLQNHRLALDKKILSQIVVSDSLNKDYELATLDELEPGMQGIVERVDSIGELRRRLMDMGITRGVKIYVRKIAPLGDPIEVHLRGYALSLRKSEAHLVRVKVLDESSEVK; encoded by the coding sequence ATGAAAACTTTAGATAATTGTATAGTTGGTCAAACTTATTACATTGACCATTTAAAAGTTACCAGTCAAAGTAAGCAGCTACAAAACTTAGGCCTTATTAAGGACAAACAGATTAAAATTTCAAAGATTGAGGGAGAAAATGCCATTGTGCTTTTACAGAACCACAGGCTGGCCCTTGATAAGAAGATTTTAAGTCAGATTGTTGTTAGTGATAGTTTGAATAAGGATTACGAGCTTGCGACCTTGGATGAGTTAGAACCTGGCATGCAGGGGATCGTTGAGCGGGTTGATTCAATTGGAGAGCTTAGAAGAAGGCTTATGGATATGGGAATTACTAGGGGGGTTAAGATTTACGTTAGAAAGATTGCACCCTTAGGAGACCCGATTGAGGTTCATTTAAGGGGCTATGCCCTAAGTCTTAGAAAGTCAGAGGCTCATTTGGTAAGAGTAAAGGTTCTTGATGAATCTAGTGAGGTAAAATAA
- a CDS encoding DUF421 domain-containing protein: MQLYIPIIIKLSLGIICLVAQINMMGKGNLAPSSALDQVQNYVLGGIIGGVIYNESITVLQFVMVLIIWTLLVFILKFAKEYNRYVKYIIDGRPVSLIHNGKVDVTECLKKGISANELMFKLRSNGIYEVENVKRAVLEQNGQLTITEIGDDNVRYPIIVDGQANMDVLELIHKDQDWLEAEVKTQGYTRINEIYLGEYVSKEVRLFAYEPMPDK, encoded by the coding sequence ATGCAACTTTACATTCCAATTATCATCAAACTTTCGCTAGGAATTATTTGTTTGGTGGCCCAAATAAATATGATGGGCAAGGGAAATCTCGCTCCCTCATCAGCCCTTGACCAGGTACAAAACTATGTTCTGGGGGGAATTATTGGAGGGGTCATCTACAATGAGTCAATAACTGTTCTACAGTTTGTTATGGTTTTGATTATTTGGACCCTTTTGGTTTTTATTTTGAAATTTGCCAAAGAGTACAATCGTTATGTTAAATATATTATTGATGGAAGACCAGTCAGCCTTATCCATAATGGTAAGGTTGATGTGACCGAATGCTTGAAGAAGGGGATTTCAGCCAATGAGCTTATGTTTAAGCTAAGGTCAAACGGTATCTATGAGGTCGAAAATGTAAAAAGGGCAGTCCTTGAGCAAAACGGTCAGCTGACCATCACAGAGATTGGTGATGATAATGTTCGCTATCCGATAATTGTTGATGGTCAGGCCAATATGGACGTCTTGGAGCTTATTCATAAGGACCAGGACTGGCTGGAAGCCGAGGTTAAAACTCAAGGTTATACAAGAATTAATGAAATTTATCTGGGGGAGTATGTGTCAAAGGAGGTAAGACTCTTTGCCTATGAGCCCATGCCAGATAAATAA
- a CDS encoding DUF3290 domain-containing protein: MVFYGINFLESQSGINYYLKYFLVFGSLILMVVVFVLYMRHRIQTKYRDLGIIFFLTLLFSLGVQYSDYQSNQLKHAQYPQMVKFVQDVSQNKKVSTSKIYVNATQLTDGVIVRIDDIYYKVSLAASQKFYSLTEVEATNTNIIIKD, encoded by the coding sequence ATGGTCTTTTACGGGATAAATTTTTTAGAATCACAATCCGGTATTAATTATTATCTTAAGTATTTTTTAGTTTTTGGTTCCTTGATTTTGATGGTTGTCGTGTTTGTGCTTTATATGCGTCACAGGATTCAAACCAAGTACAGGGATTTGGGTATTATTTTTTTTCTAACACTTTTATTCTCTCTAGGGGTTCAGTATTCTGATTACCAGTCCAATCAGCTCAAACATGCACAGTATCCGCAGATGGTGAAATTCGTCCAGGATGTATCGCAAAACAAGAAGGTCAGCACCAGTAAAATATATGTTAATGCAACTCAACTTACTGATGGGGTAATTGTAAGAATTGACGATATCTACTATAAGGTTAGCCTGGCTGCTAGTCAAAAGTTTTACAGTCTGACTGAGGTTGAAGCTACTAATACCAATATTATAATCAAGGACTAG
- a CDS encoding DUF916 and DUF3324 domain-containing protein — MKKRVLMLAVFLFSLIAGPLGVLAEGENNVGFTINSVIPSNQIDKEQSYFDLRMTPGQEQEIIVQVINTSNEDSKFKVNVNQAYTNKSGFIDYSETDVKPDSSLKYKISDIANYEHEITVQANTSMNLPITLKMPAEQYDGTILAGIQVVKEKSEEEAKKQGISNQYGYILGLQLTETDTELPRQLNLLNVRADSAFNRTSVVAELQNPVMTPMGHLKYTAKVTNKKDGAVEKEVSYDNDMQMAPNSTYDFAIDWDNKPLVAGDYNLDMVVSDDKGNEWKFNKDFTITKKEAKKINDKVIITNTGQNPYLKYFLILLGLLIVLSIILFIIKKRDKDKDENEDDAA; from the coding sequence ATGAAAAAAAGAGTTTTAATGCTTGCAGTCTTTCTTTTTAGTTTGATTGCAGGTCCCCTAGGAGTTCTTGCTGAAGGGGAGAATAACGTTGGTTTTACAATCAACTCCGTTATTCCATCCAATCAGATTGACAAAGAACAATCGTATTTTGACCTTAGAATGACACCTGGACAAGAACAAGAAATTATTGTCCAAGTTATTAACACTTCAAATGAAGACAGTAAGTTTAAGGTTAACGTCAACCAAGCTTATACTAATAAGTCAGGCTTTATTGATTACTCTGAGACAGACGTCAAACCTGATTCAAGCTTAAAGTATAAGATTTCTGACATTGCAAATTATGAGCATGAAATAACTGTTCAGGCCAATACAAGCATGAATTTACCCATCACCCTTAAGATGCCTGCTGAGCAGTACGATGGAACTATTTTAGCTGGGATTCAGGTTGTTAAGGAAAAATCAGAAGAAGAAGCTAAAAAACAAGGAATCAGTAACCAATATGGTTATATTTTAGGACTACAGTTAACTGAAACTGATACAGAGTTACCTAGACAACTTAATCTCCTTAATGTTAGGGCCGACTCTGCCTTTAATAGGACAAGTGTTGTAGCTGAGCTTCAAAATCCAGTCATGACTCCAATGGGTCACCTTAAGTATACTGCCAAGGTTACCAATAAGAAGGACGGGGCAGTTGAAAAAGAAGTTTCATATGATAATGATATGCAAATGGCTCCAAACTCAACTTATGATTTTGCCATTGACTGGGATAATAAACCTCTAGTTGCAGGTGATTATAACCTAGATATGGTTGTATCAGATGACAAGGGTAATGAATGGAAATTCAACAAAGATTTCACTATTACCAAAAAAGAAGCTAAAAAAATCAATGATAAGGTAATTATTACTAATACTGGACAAAATCCATACCTTAAATACTTCTTGATTCTTCTTGGTCTGCTTATCGTCCTAAGCATTATTCTCTTTATTATCAAGAAGAGAGACAAGGATAAAGACGAAAACGAAGACGATGCGGCCTAA